A window of Gadus chalcogrammus isolate NIFS_2021 chromosome 16, NIFS_Gcha_1.0, whole genome shotgun sequence contains these coding sequences:
- the siae gene encoding sialate O-acetylesterase, with amino-acid sequence MRDMHHWISSLISIWCCALPEVSSSLCKCEGTLRYASYYGDHMVLQKAPERAVVWGFGPEGVQVNVTLLGPRPQNAPPVKVTEGKWKVTLDPVEAGGPYTVIASMDQLSVNLTDVLFGEVWLCSGQSNMCFETEKVFNAEAELQLTSQYPRVRVFMAGMRQSDQELDDLAAVQQIWSVPTIESVKGFSALCWMFGRLLYADLSTPVGLVQSCWGGTVVETWSSTRALQQCGLEHDIVPRHKSENRNSRLWNAMIHPFLKMTLKGAIWYQGESNTVVNKDVYNCSFPAMIDDWRSSFHEASGGQTALNFPFGFVQLAPGVCQALGLSYNNFASTIRWHQTADTGTAPNPRMKETFMAVAMDLPDNSSPYHPIHPRDKLTVANRLTLGARAVAYGEKDVPFLGPYPQKITFINNSLIITYDQTITVRNGGGFEICCPGVEANCSLESPWKPAPMVNWSSYSVQVSSAECPSSHEVAAVRYAWMDRPCNYKACPVYCSAGSLPAPPFTTTNSVLLGMQAPNLWDRWGEM; translated from the exons ATGAGGGACATGCATCATTGGATAAGCTCACTGATATCTATATGGTGCTGTGCATTGCCTGAAGTTTCTTCATCTCTTTGCAAATGTG AGGGGACCCTGCGCTATGCCTCCTACTATGGAGACCATATGGTGCTGCAGAAGGCTCCGGAGAGAGCCGTCGTGTGGGGCTTTGGACCTGAAGGAGTGCAGGTCAATGTCACTCTGTTGGGGCCTCGGCCACAGAATGCACCACCGGTGAAAGTCACAGAAG GCAAATGGAAAGTGACCCTGGACCCTGTTGAGGCTGGAGGTCCTTACACGGTGATCGCCTCCATGGACCAACTCTCAGTCAACCTGACTGATGTGCTTTTTGGAGAGGTGTGGCTCTGTTCAGGGCAAAGCAACATGTGTTTTGAAACAGAGAAG GTTTTTAATGCCGAAGCTGAGCTACAGCTCACCTCTCAGTACCCCAGGGTTCGTGTGTTCATGGCAGGAATGCGACAGAGTGATCAAGAGCTGGATGATCTGGCTGCAGTGCAACAGATATGGTCTGTGCCCACCATAG AGTCTGTGAAGGGATTTTCCGCCCTGTGCTGGATGTTTGGACGGCTCCTGTATGCCGACCTGAGTACGCCTGTAGGCCTGGTGCAGTCGTGTTGGGGGGGCACGGTGGTGGAGACCTGGTCCTCAACAAGAGCCCTGCAGCAGTGTGGCCTGGAGCATGACAT CGTTCCAAGGCACAAAAGTGAGAATAGAAATTCTCGGCTGTGGAATGCGATGATTCACCCATTTCTTAAAATGACTCTCAAAGGAGCAATCTGGTATCAAG GAGAGTCCAATACCGTCGTCAATAAGGATGTGTACAACTGTTCCTTCCCTGCCATGATCGATGACTGGAGGTCATCGTTCCATGAGGCGTCAGGTGGACAAACAGCGTTAAACTTTCCCTTTGGTTTTGTTCAA CTAGCTCCTGGCGTCTGTCAGGCTCTTGGCTTAAGCTATAATAACTTTGCTAGCACCATCCGGTGGCACCAGACAGCTGATACTGGCACAGCTCCCAACCCAAGGATGAAGGAAACGTTCATGGCTGTGGCCATGGATCTTCCAGATAACAGTTCACCCTACCATCC CATCCATCCACGAGACAAGTTAACAGTGGCAAACAGACTGACTTTGGGGGCCAGGGCCGTAGCATATGGGGAGAAAGATGTGCCCTTCCTTGGGCCATACCCGCAAAAGATTACCTTCATTAATAATTCCCTCATCATCACCTATGACCAAACCATCACTGTCCGGAATGGAGGAGGCTTTGAG ATTTGTTGCCCAGGGGTGGAGGCCAATTGCAGTCTCGAGTCTCCCTGGAAACCGGCTCCCATGGTGAACTGGAGCTCCTACAGCGTGCAGGTGTCCAGCGCTGAGTGTCCGTCCAGCCATGAGGTAGCTGCCGTCCGCTACGCATGGATGGACCGCCCTTGTAATTACAAAGCCTGTCCGGTCTATTGCTCCGCGGGGAGTCTACCGGCTCCTCCGTTCACCACCACAAACTCTGTACTCCTAGGAATGCAAGCTCCCAACTTATGGGATCGTTGGGGGGAAATGTGA